The following are from one region of the Chromobacterium phragmitis genome:
- a CDS encoding SGNH/GDSL hydrolase family protein, producing MLAAYPHRRILVILLSCMLLLFWLEQAAINAYWRQTFHTPSLLERLDVLSPWREGGSLGGGLRRHSEALQQHVGGWDRRMIDSLNACCLRPRQASSAVVARPAAPKPQASAAAAVKAVDPRLLLDEGLPVLLAGDSMMQGVALHLLPPLFRQHQVKAIDISKQSTGLTYPDFFNWPATVERQLAANPKAQLLVMFVGANDTWDMVNGAHYIRFASPDWEQRYRERIRSILASANKRKVKVLWLGLPNMSRDKLNEGVHYLNRLYREEVTAAGGRFISTREALGSQDDSFNKFMTLPDQGEVAVRTADGVHFTRQGQLLLARRVLAELRFE from the coding sequence GCTGAGCTGCATGCTGCTGCTGTTCTGGCTGGAACAGGCCGCCATCAATGCTTACTGGCGGCAGACCTTCCACACGCCCAGCTTGTTGGAGCGGCTGGACGTACTGTCCCCGTGGCGAGAGGGAGGCTCGCTCGGCGGCGGCTTGCGTCGGCATAGCGAGGCGTTGCAGCAGCATGTGGGCGGCTGGGATCGCCGGATGATAGACAGCCTCAACGCCTGCTGCCTGAGGCCGCGCCAGGCATCGTCCGCGGTCGTCGCCAGGCCGGCCGCGCCGAAGCCGCAAGCGTCGGCGGCTGCGGCCGTCAAAGCGGTGGATCCCCGGCTGCTTCTGGATGAGGGGTTGCCGGTTCTGCTGGCCGGCGATTCGATGATGCAGGGCGTGGCGCTGCATCTGCTGCCGCCGCTGTTCCGACAGCATCAGGTCAAGGCGATCGACATCAGCAAGCAAAGCACCGGGCTGACCTATCCGGACTTTTTCAACTGGCCGGCGACGGTGGAGCGGCAACTGGCCGCCAACCCCAAAGCCCAGTTGCTGGTGATGTTCGTCGGCGCCAACGATACCTGGGACATGGTCAATGGCGCGCATTACATTCGTTTCGCGTCGCCAGACTGGGAGCAGCGCTACCGCGAGCGGATCAGAAGCATTCTGGCCAGCGCCAACAAGCGCAAGGTCAAGGTATTGTGGCTGGGCCTGCCCAATATGAGCCGGGACAAGCTGAACGAAGGCGTCCATTACCTGAATCGGCTGTATCGCGAGGAGGTGACCGCAGCCGGCGGCCGCTTCATTTCCACCCGGGAGGCGCTGGGCAGCCAGGACGACAGCTTCAACAAATTCATGACATTGCCCGACCAGGGCGAGGTGGCGGTCCGCACTGCCGACGGCGTGCATTTCACTCGCCAGGGCCAGTTGCTGCTGGCGCGCCGCGTGCTGGCGGAATTGAGGTTCGAATGA
- a CDS encoding SGNH/GDSL hydrolase family protein: MTLQAISRVSLWLAAAVLGVQAQAAPVQDFGDPNVARLAARFSLQGDAQPPVRIIQFGDSHTAADYFSGELRARLQARYGDAGIGWLPPLNVPGQRNALAYVRSDGWALRNSRRDIDPDFPLGGFVAVAQRPGASITVKPRTEDNGLWRVRVWLRQSADNQMLTVDDGNGLRRAQVSAGGGWQRVEAKLKLPFTLRAESLPAPDIGGYELEKLAPGVVVDTVGSNGAQLSLWRSWGAAWGRQLAARDADLVILAYGTNEAFDAKLDLDEYKATLQGAISLVRSQLPQAAILMLGAPDSARRKGGAVSRECAGPQRPLLLSAVQQTQRQLARDNHLLYWDWQQAMGGPCSMRIWLQQQLGRPDMVHFTAPGYTRLGDDLYEGLSQRLAR; encoded by the coding sequence ATGACATTACAGGCAATCTCGCGGGTTTCGCTCTGGCTCGCCGCCGCCGTGCTGGGCGTTCAGGCGCAGGCGGCGCCGGTGCAGGATTTCGGCGACCCCAATGTGGCGCGCCTCGCCGCCCGTTTCAGCCTGCAGGGCGACGCCCAGCCGCCGGTACGGATCATACAGTTTGGCGACTCCCACACCGCGGCCGACTATTTCAGCGGCGAGCTGCGCGCCCGGTTGCAGGCGCGCTACGGCGATGCGGGCATCGGTTGGCTGCCGCCGCTCAATGTGCCGGGGCAGCGCAACGCGCTGGCCTATGTCCGCAGCGATGGATGGGCTTTGCGCAATAGTCGCCGCGACATCGATCCCGACTTTCCCTTGGGCGGCTTCGTTGCAGTCGCCCAGCGGCCCGGCGCCAGCATCACCGTGAAGCCGCGGACGGAGGATAACGGCTTGTGGCGAGTGAGGGTCTGGCTGAGGCAGAGCGCGGATAACCAGATGTTGACTGTCGATGACGGCAACGGTTTGCGGCGGGCCCAGGTGAGCGCTGGCGGCGGGTGGCAGCGAGTGGAGGCCAAGCTTAAGCTGCCGTTCACCCTGCGGGCGGAAAGCCTGCCCGCTCCCGACATCGGCGGCTATGAACTGGAAAAGCTGGCACCCGGCGTGGTGGTGGACACGGTGGGCAGCAATGGCGCGCAACTGAGCCTGTGGCGCAGCTGGGGCGCGGCGTGGGGGCGGCAGCTGGCCGCGCGCGACGCCGATCTGGTGATTCTGGCTTACGGCACCAACGAAGCTTTCGACGCCAAGCTGGATCTGGATGAATACAAGGCCACGCTGCAGGGGGCGATCAGCTTGGTGCGCAGCCAGTTGCCGCAGGCGGCCATCCTGATGCTGGGCGCGCCGGATTCCGCGAGGCGCAAGGGAGGGGCGGTCAGCCGCGAGTGCGCGGGGCCGCAGCGGCCGCTCTTGCTGAGCGCCGTGCAGCAGACGCAGCGCCAGCTGGCGCGCGACAACCATTTGCTGTACTGGGACTGGCAGCAGGCGATGGGCGGGCCGTGCAGCATGAGGATCTGGCTGCAGCAACAGCTGGGCCGGCCTGACATGGTCCATTTCACCGCGCCCGGCTATACCCGGCTGGGGGATGATCTCTACGAGGGGCTGAGCCAGCGCCTGGCGCGCTGA
- a CDS encoding lysophospholipid acyltransferase family protein → MKSHDTTSFATRCGRVTRLLGHLAVGVFIVATRYSRLAQAERAVVTRRWAQHALKILGVSIKVRGVNPGFYPPNTLLVANHVSWLDIVALNSCTVSRFVAKREIRQWPLIGWLAYVAGTLFIDRGNRRDASRVNQILAEAMQNGGCMAVFPESTTSDGSGLLPFKASLFEAALLARGTVQPVSLRYQRPDGSLLREAAYIDDISLLQSIRKVLSVPQIEVEISYGQALKAGEPGLDNRFLLAEQSRSEVALGLGLTLEDTQQAADAPAAATNA, encoded by the coding sequence TTGAAGTCACACGACACCACTTCCTTCGCCACCCGCTGCGGCCGCGTGACGCGCCTGCTCGGCCATCTGGCCGTGGGGGTGTTCATCGTCGCCACCCGCTATTCCCGCCTGGCCCAGGCCGAACGCGCGGTGGTCACCCGCCGCTGGGCTCAGCATGCGTTGAAAATACTCGGCGTCAGCATCAAGGTGCGGGGCGTCAATCCCGGCTTTTACCCCCCCAATACCTTGCTGGTGGCCAACCACGTGTCCTGGCTGGACATCGTGGCGCTCAACAGCTGCACCGTGTCCCGCTTCGTCGCCAAGCGAGAAATCCGCCAGTGGCCGCTGATTGGCTGGCTGGCCTATGTAGCCGGCACGCTGTTCATCGACCGCGGCAACCGCCGCGACGCCAGCCGGGTCAACCAGATACTGGCCGAGGCGATGCAAAACGGCGGCTGCATGGCGGTGTTCCCCGAGTCCACCACCTCGGACGGCAGCGGACTCTTGCCATTCAAGGCATCCCTGTTCGAGGCGGCGCTGCTGGCCCGCGGCACCGTGCAGCCGGTATCGCTGCGCTACCAGCGCCCGGACGGCAGCCTGCTGCGGGAAGCGGCCTACATCGACGACATCTCCTTGCTGCAAAGCATCCGCAAGGTGCTGAGCGTGCCGCAAATCGAGGTGGAGATCAGCTACGGCCAAGCGCTGAAGGCCGGCGAGCCCGGCCTGGACAACCGCTTCCTGCTGGCCGAGCAGTCCAGGAGCGAAGTGGCGCTCGGCCTGGGGCTGACGCTGGAAGACACGCAGCAAGCGGCTGACGCCCCGGCGGCGGCGACCAACGCCTGA
- the mutM gene encoding bifunctional DNA-formamidopyrimidine glycosylase/DNA-(apurinic or apyrimidinic site) lyase gives MPELPEVETTRRGVEPHLEGRTLRGAVVRNPSLRWPVPPDLAERVAGEKVLAVRRRAKYLLLECESGTLLIHLGMSGSLRVMPAGAPPQKHDHLDLLLDGQLLRYRDPRRFGAVLWHIGPIELHPLLQALGPEPLSDAFGGETLFQAIRRRGSAVKLAIMDNHVVVGVGNIYANEALFHAGIAPTRAANALTRGDCDRLASEIKAVLKRAIEAGGSTLRDFVDSEGKPGYFQQSYMVYNRQEEPCRRCGSPIRHIRQGQRSTYYCPLCQP, from the coding sequence ATGCCTGAACTGCCCGAAGTCGAAACCACCCGCCGCGGCGTCGAGCCGCACCTGGAAGGACGTACCCTGCGCGGCGCCGTCGTCCGCAACCCCAGCCTGCGCTGGCCGGTTCCGCCCGACCTGGCGGAACGCGTCGCCGGCGAGAAGGTGCTCGCCGTGCGCCGCCGCGCCAAATACCTGCTGCTGGAATGCGAGAGCGGCACCCTGCTGATCCACCTGGGCATGTCCGGCAGCCTGAGGGTGATGCCCGCCGGCGCGCCGCCCCAGAAACACGACCACCTGGATCTGCTGCTGGACGGCCAGCTGCTGCGCTACCGCGACCCGCGCCGCTTCGGCGCGGTGCTGTGGCACATCGGTCCGATCGAGCTGCATCCGCTGCTGCAGGCGCTGGGGCCGGAACCCCTGTCCGACGCCTTCGGCGGCGAAACGCTGTTCCAGGCCATCCGCCGCCGCGGCAGCGCGGTCAAGCTCGCCATCATGGACAACCACGTGGTGGTCGGCGTCGGCAACATCTATGCCAACGAGGCGCTGTTCCACGCCGGCATCGCCCCCACCCGCGCCGCCAACGCGCTGACGCGCGGCGACTGCGACCGCCTGGCGTCGGAAATCAAGGCCGTGCTCAAGCGCGCGATCGAGGCCGGCGGCAGCACGCTGCGCGACTTCGTCGACAGCGAGGGCAAGCCCGGCTACTTCCAGCAAAGCTATATGGTGTACAACCGCCAAGAAGAACCCTGCCGCCGTTGCGGCTCGCCGATACGCCACATTCGCCAGGGACAGCGCAGCACTTACTATTGCCCGCTATGCCAGCCGTGA
- a CDS encoding tetratricopeptide repeat protein: MRMKPLKRSLPLLLALLLAACAGVKPPAAALALPEAKPAAESGPDEAKLPKVELTPEILYGVLAGEIAARRGAAGSAGLTYLDLARETRDPRMAQRAAEFCLLTGQLKPATEALRLWIELDPDSLPAREQLFITLMRGGKLAESKPLLEELLRLEPQRAPAIFVQLARLSSRPDGGGGQSYQLVRELAGRYPDLPEARFAVLAAAADSNDQAAVDREFDHLARIAPKWDLPVAWQVDRLRRKDMNAAAGFLQRELARRPDAGLELQIAYPRLLVGAKRFPEARAAFESLLKTHPDNPDLLYATGLLAYQMRDLKTAAARLQGALEQHYPEQDFVRYTLGQIAEDERDDERAENWYRQVGSGQQYLPAQSRLAMLEAADGKLDEALGRLSGLGNTDQEKISLALLQSQLAREAKQPRRAYDLLTQALQRQPKASELLYERSLVSDMLGNAGNAERDLKQILKDKPGDAQALNALGYTLANRTTRYQEAYGYIEKALKAEPDNPVILDSMGWAQYKLGRLEAARKTLEKAYAAMPDPEVGAHLGEVLWKLGRRDEALAVWRKELIQHPGHDVISEAMQRLGAKP; the protein is encoded by the coding sequence ATGCGAATGAAACCGCTGAAACGATCCCTACCGTTGCTGCTGGCGCTGCTGCTGGCGGCCTGCGCCGGCGTCAAGCCGCCTGCGGCCGCGCTGGCTCTGCCTGAGGCCAAGCCGGCGGCGGAATCCGGTCCGGACGAGGCCAAGTTGCCCAAGGTGGAACTGACGCCGGAAATCCTGTATGGCGTGCTGGCAGGCGAAATCGCCGCCCGCCGCGGCGCGGCTGGGTCGGCCGGCCTGACCTATCTCGACTTGGCGCGTGAAACCCGCGATCCGCGGATGGCGCAACGCGCCGCCGAGTTCTGTCTTCTGACCGGCCAGTTGAAGCCGGCGACCGAGGCGCTGCGACTGTGGATCGAGCTGGACCCCGATTCGTTGCCGGCGCGCGAGCAGCTGTTCATCACCCTGATGCGCGGCGGCAAGCTGGCTGAAAGCAAACCCCTGCTGGAGGAGCTGCTGCGGCTGGAACCGCAGCGGGCGCCGGCGATTTTCGTGCAATTGGCGCGGCTGAGCTCTCGCCCGGATGGCGGAGGCGGCCAATCCTATCAACTGGTGCGCGAACTGGCTGGCCGTTATCCCGATTTGCCGGAGGCCCGCTTCGCGGTGCTGGCTGCGGCGGCGGACAGCAACGACCAGGCGGCGGTGGATCGCGAGTTCGATCATTTGGCCAGAATCGCGCCCAAGTGGGACCTGCCGGTGGCCTGGCAAGTGGACCGGTTGCGGCGCAAGGACATGAACGCCGCCGCGGGCTTCCTGCAGCGCGAGCTGGCGCGGCGTCCGGACGCGGGGCTGGAGCTGCAGATCGCCTACCCGCGCCTGCTGGTGGGGGCCAAGCGCTTCCCCGAGGCGCGCGCGGCGTTCGAGTCCTTGCTCAAGACCCATCCCGACAACCCGGATTTGCTGTACGCGACCGGCCTGCTGGCCTACCAGATGCGCGATCTGAAAACCGCCGCGGCCAGGCTGCAGGGCGCGCTGGAGCAGCACTATCCGGAACAGGATTTCGTTCGCTACACGCTGGGCCAGATCGCCGAGGACGAGCGTGACGACGAGCGCGCCGAAAACTGGTATCGACAGGTCGGTTCCGGCCAGCAATACCTGCCGGCGCAATCGAGGCTGGCGATGCTGGAGGCGGCGGACGGCAAGCTGGACGAGGCGCTGGGCCGATTGAGCGGGCTGGGCAACACCGATCAGGAAAAGATTTCGTTGGCGCTGCTGCAGTCGCAGCTGGCGCGCGAAGCCAAGCAGCCGCGGCGCGCCTATGATCTGCTGACCCAGGCATTGCAGCGTCAGCCCAAGGCCAGCGAGTTGTTGTACGAGCGTTCGCTGGTGTCCGACATGCTGGGCAACGCAGGCAACGCCGAGCGCGATTTGAAGCAGATTCTGAAAGACAAGCCGGGCGACGCCCAGGCTTTGAACGCGCTGGGCTACACGCTGGCCAACCGCACCACCCGCTACCAGGAAGCCTATGGCTACATTGAAAAGGCGCTGAAGGCCGAGCCGGACAATCCCGTGATCCTGGACAGCATGGGTTGGGCGCAATATAAGCTCGGCCGGCTCGAGGCGGCGCGCAAGACGCTGGAGAAGGCCTATGCCGCGATGCCGGATCCGGAAGTGGGGGCTCACTTGGGCGAGGTGCTGTGGAAGTTGGGCCGTCGCGATGAGGCGCTGGCCGTGTGGCGCAAGGAGCTCATCCAGCATCCCGGCCATGATGTGATCAGCGAGGCGATGCAGCGGCTGGGGGCAAAGCCGTGA
- the lolB gene encoding lipoprotein insertase outer membrane protein LolB — protein MIRRALPLALALLLAGCANEALFRPKPVLESAVDAPFSVSGRLSANLDGKGHVANFDWKHQPPRDEVAINSPLGNTVAKVLRDPAGVTLLADGKRWEADDVESLTRQVMGWPLPLSNLVWWIRGLPAPGAESRFDADGSLEQQGWRIRFIRDADVDSDHPKRVEMQREGLTVKVVVQRWQ, from the coding sequence GTGATCCGGCGTGCTTTGCCGCTGGCCTTGGCGTTGCTGCTGGCGGGCTGCGCCAACGAGGCGCTGTTCCGTCCCAAGCCCGTGCTGGAGTCTGCCGTCGACGCGCCGTTCAGCGTCAGCGGACGTCTGTCTGCCAACCTGGACGGCAAGGGCCATGTCGCCAATTTCGACTGGAAGCATCAGCCGCCGCGCGATGAGGTGGCGATCAATTCGCCGCTGGGCAATACCGTGGCCAAAGTGTTGCGGGATCCGGCCGGCGTGACTCTGCTGGCCGACGGCAAACGCTGGGAGGCGGACGATGTGGAAAGCCTGACCCGGCAGGTGATGGGCTGGCCGTTGCCCTTGTCCAATCTGGTATGGTGGATACGCGGCCTGCCTGCGCCAGGCGCGGAGAGCCGTTTCGACGCGGACGGCAGCCTGGAGCAACAGGGTTGGCGCATTCGCTTCATTCGCGACGCCGACGTAGACAGCGATCATCCCAAGCGGGTGGAAATGCAGCGCGAAGGCCTGACCGTCAAAGTGGTGGTGCAGCGCTGGCAGTGA
- the ispE gene encoding 4-(cytidine 5'-diphospho)-2-C-methyl-D-erythritol kinase has product MQHTFHSFPAPAKLNLLLHVVGKRPDGYHLLETVFRFIDFGDTLQLAVRDDGRIELLTPTEGVSAEQDLTVRAARLLQRESGCRLGASIQLEKRTPMGGGLGGGSSDAATVLIALNRLWGLGWPRDRLQALGLQLGADVPVFIFGRSALACGVGEVLEPLSLKPAWYLVIHPQVHVPTADVFRNFSGTMLTEMGRLGIMRILETTQQRRNDLQAVVEKRFPAVNEALSELRKYGSPLMTGSGACVFLEFKSKDEADKVYRVLSEKYQGFVAEGLNAHPLFDSAE; this is encoded by the coding sequence ATGCAGCATACCTTCCATTCCTTTCCCGCCCCGGCCAAGCTCAACCTGCTGCTGCATGTGGTGGGCAAGCGGCCAGATGGCTATCATCTGCTGGAAACCGTGTTTCGTTTCATCGATTTCGGCGACACGCTGCAACTGGCGGTGCGCGATGACGGCAGGATAGAACTGCTGACGCCGACCGAGGGCGTGTCGGCTGAACAGGACTTGACCGTGCGCGCTGCGCGGCTGTTGCAGAGGGAGAGCGGCTGCCGACTCGGCGCCAGCATCCAATTGGAAAAGCGCACGCCGATGGGCGGCGGTTTGGGCGGCGGAAGTTCCGACGCCGCCACCGTGTTGATCGCGCTGAATCGTTTATGGGGTCTGGGGTGGCCGCGGGATAGGCTGCAGGCATTGGGTTTGCAACTGGGCGCGGACGTGCCGGTATTCATTTTCGGCCGCAGCGCGCTCGCCTGCGGGGTGGGAGAGGTATTGGAGCCGCTTTCATTGAAGCCGGCTTGGTATTTGGTGATCCATCCACAGGTCCATGTGCCGACAGCCGATGTCTTCCGAAATTTTTCGGGAACCATGTTGACAGAGATGGGGCGCCTCGGCATAATGCGAATCCTCGAAACAACGCAGCAGCGCAGAAATGACCTGCAAGCCGTTGTTGAGAAAAGATTTCCAGCGGTGAATGAAGCACTGAGCGAGTTGAGAAAATATGGTTCGCCGCTGATGACTGGTTCCGGAGCCTGTGTGTTCTTGGAGTTCAAGTCGAAAGACGAAGCCGATAAAGTTTACCGAGTGTTGTCAGAAAAATATCAGGGATTTGTAGCGGAAGGGCTGAATGCCCATCCCCTGTTCGACAGCGCTGAATAA
- a CDS encoding ribose-phosphate pyrophosphokinase, with amino-acid sequence MAAYDSLMVFTGTANPELAQNVVKHLDISLGRADVGKFSDGEVAVELLENVRGRDVFILQSTCAPTNDNLMEILTMADALKRASAGRITAAIPYFGYARQDRRPRSARVPISAKLVANMLTSAGIDRVLTVDLHADQIQGFFDIPVDNVYATPVLLKDIRSQRFDDLIVVSPDVGGVVRARAVAKALNTDLAIIDKRRPKANVAEVMNIIGDVSGRTCLIVDDMIDTANTLCKAASALKERGAERVLAYATHPIFSGQAVDRIKNSDIDMVVVTDTIPLTAAAKACPNIRVASIAGLLAETLRRINNEESVSYLFNEELVATGACLP; translated from the coding sequence ATGGCGGCATACGACAGTTTGATGGTATTTACCGGTACGGCTAATCCGGAACTTGCTCAGAACGTAGTCAAACATTTGGATATTTCGTTGGGGCGCGCCGATGTCGGCAAGTTCAGCGACGGCGAAGTGGCGGTGGAACTGTTGGAAAATGTGCGCGGCCGCGACGTTTTCATTCTGCAGTCCACCTGTGCGCCGACCAACGACAATCTGATGGAAATCCTGACCATGGCCGATGCGCTGAAACGCGCTTCTGCCGGCCGGATCACCGCGGCGATTCCGTATTTCGGCTATGCCCGCCAGGATCGCCGTCCGCGCTCCGCCCGCGTGCCGATCTCGGCCAAGCTGGTGGCCAATATGCTGACCAGCGCCGGCATCGACCGCGTGCTGACCGTCGACCTGCATGCCGACCAGATTCAGGGCTTCTTCGACATCCCGGTGGACAATGTGTACGCGACCCCGGTGCTGCTGAAGGACATCCGCTCGCAGCGTTTCGACGATCTGATCGTGGTCAGTCCGGACGTGGGCGGCGTGGTGCGCGCCCGCGCAGTGGCCAAGGCGCTGAACACCGACCTAGCCATCATCGACAAGCGCCGTCCCAAGGCGAATGTGGCCGAAGTGATGAACATCATCGGCGACGTGTCGGGCCGCACCTGCCTGATCGTCGACGACATGATCGACACCGCCAATACGCTGTGCAAAGCGGCCAGCGCTCTGAAGGAGCGCGGCGCCGAACGCGTGTTGGCCTATGCGACCCACCCGATCTTCTCCGGTCAGGCGGTGGACCGCATCAAGAATTCCGACATCGACATGGTGGTGGTGACCGACACCATCCCGTTGACCGCCGCGGCCAAGGCTTGCCCGAACATCCGGGTGGCTTCGATCGCCGGCCTGCTGGCCGAGACGCTGCGCAGGATCAACAACGAAGAGTCGGTGTCTTACCTCTTCAATGAGGAACTGGTTGCGACGGGCGCTTGCCTGCCGTAA
- the rplY gene encoding 50S ribosomal protein L25: protein MSYELIAAKRADLGTGASRRLRHAGKVPAVVYGAGKEAVSLELDHNTMYHAVKHADFHTSVLELVIDGQKEQVKVAAFQMHPYKQQVLHIDFARV from the coding sequence ATGTCTTACGAACTGATTGCTGCCAAGCGTGCTGATCTGGGTACGGGTGCGAGCCGCCGCCTGCGTCACGCTGGCAAAGTGCCGGCCGTGGTATACGGCGCCGGCAAAGAAGCCGTTTCCCTGGAGCTGGACCACAACACCATGTACCACGCCGTCAAGCACGCCGATTTCCACACCTCCGTGCTGGAACTGGTGATCGATGGCCAGAAAGAACAGGTGAAGGTTGCCGCGTTCCAGATGCACCCGTACAAACAGCAAGTACTGCACATCGACTTTGCTCGTGTGTAA
- the pth gene encoding aminoacyl-tRNA hydrolase has protein sequence MSGIRLIVGLGNPGPDYEKTRHNAGFWLLDELCWQFKGNWRSEGKFHGDVARVNIEGQDVWLLKPMTYMNLSGQAVLALAQFYKILPDEILVVHDELDLAPGVARFKQGGGHGGHNGLKDIASRLSSPAFWRLRLGIGHPGDKKEVANFVLKKPRAEEQQALDEAILASLRELPRAVAGKMAEAMKTLHTEAK, from the coding sequence ATGTCCGGTATCCGCCTGATAGTGGGCTTGGGCAATCCTGGCCCGGATTACGAAAAGACGCGCCATAACGCCGGTTTCTGGCTGTTGGACGAGCTGTGCTGGCAGTTCAAGGGCAACTGGCGCAGCGAAGGCAAGTTCCACGGCGACGTGGCGCGCGTGAATATAGAAGGACAGGACGTCTGGCTGCTGAAGCCGATGACCTATATGAACCTGTCCGGCCAGGCCGTGCTGGCGCTGGCGCAGTTTTACAAAATCCTGCCGGATGAGATCCTGGTGGTGCATGACGAGCTGGACCTGGCGCCCGGCGTCGCCCGCTTCAAGCAGGGCGGCGGCCATGGCGGCCATAACGGCCTCAAGGACATCGCCTCTCGGCTGAGTTCGCCGGCCTTTTGGCGGTTGCGTTTGGGCATCGGCCATCCCGGAGACAAGAAGGAAGTGGCCAACTTCGTGTTGAAGAAGCCGCGCGCCGAGGAGCAGCAGGCGCTGGACGAAGCCATTCTGGCTTCCTTGCGCGAGCTGCCGCGCGCCGTCGCCGGCAAAATGGCCGAGGCGATGAAGACGCTGCACACCGAAGCGAAATGA
- the ychF gene encoding redox-regulated ATPase YchF — protein sequence MSLKCGIVGLPNVGKSTLFNALTKAGIEAANYPFCTIEPNVGIVEVPDHRLGELAKIINPQKIQPAIVEFVDIAGLVAGASKGEGLGNQFLANIRETDAIVNVVRCFDDDNIVHVAGKVDPIADIETILTELALADLSAVEKAIAREGKKAKSGDKDARALIAVLELLVPHLNEGKPARSLGLSDEDKALIKPLCLLTIKPAMYVANVAEDGFSDNPLLAKVEEYAAREGAPVVALCAAIESEIAELDDADKAEFLETLGLEEPGLDRLIRAGYKLLGLQTYFTAGVKEVRAWTIHVGDTAPQAAGVIHTDFERGFIRAQTISYTDFIALGGEAKAKEAGKMRAEGKEYVVQDGDVMNFLFNV from the coding sequence ATGAGCCTGAAATGCGGAATCGTCGGCTTGCCCAATGTCGGCAAGTCCACCCTGTTCAACGCGCTGACCAAGGCAGGCATCGAAGCCGCCAACTACCCGTTCTGCACCATCGAGCCCAACGTCGGCATCGTGGAAGTGCCGGACCACCGCCTGGGCGAGCTGGCCAAGATCATCAACCCGCAGAAAATCCAGCCGGCCATCGTCGAGTTCGTCGACATCGCCGGCCTGGTGGCGGGCGCCTCCAAGGGCGAGGGGTTGGGCAACCAGTTTCTGGCCAACATCCGCGAAACCGACGCCATCGTCAACGTGGTGCGCTGTTTCGACGACGATAACATCGTGCATGTTGCCGGCAAGGTGGACCCGATCGCCGACATCGAAACCATTCTGACCGAACTGGCGCTGGCCGACCTGTCCGCAGTGGAAAAAGCCATCGCTCGCGAAGGCAAGAAGGCCAAGTCCGGCGACAAGGACGCGCGCGCGCTGATCGCCGTGCTGGAACTGCTGGTGCCGCACCTGAACGAAGGCAAGCCGGCGCGTTCGCTGGGCCTGTCCGATGAAGACAAGGCGCTGATCAAACCGCTGTGCCTGTTGACCATCAAGCCTGCCATGTACGTGGCCAACGTGGCCGAGGATGGCTTCAGCGACAACCCGCTGCTGGCCAAGGTGGAAGAGTACGCCGCCCGCGAAGGCGCGCCGGTCGTCGCGTTGTGCGCGGCCATCGAGTCCGAAATCGCCGAGCTGGACGACGCCGACAAGGCCGAGTTCCTGGAAACGCTGGGCCTGGAAGAGCCGGGCCTGGATAGGCTGATCCGCGCCGGCTACAAACTGTTGGGTCTGCAAACCTACTTCACCGCCGGCGTGAAGGAAGTTCGCGCCTGGACCATTCATGTGGGCGACACCGCGCCCCAGGCGGCCGGCGTGATCCACACCGACTTCGAACGCGGCTTCATTCGCGCGCAAACCATCTCCTACACCGACTTCATCGCGCTGGGCGGCGAAGCCAAGGCCAAGGAGGCCGGCAAGATGCGCGCCGAAGGCAAGGAGTACGTGGTGCAGGATGGCGATGTGATGAACTTCCTGTTCAACGTCTGA